Proteins encoded in a region of the Mesoflavibacter profundi genome:
- the metK gene encoding methionine adenosyltransferase, producing MAYLFTSESVSEGHPDKVADQISDALIDHFLAFDKDSKVACETLVTTGQVVLAGEVKSNTYLDVQKIARDTINKIGYTKGEYMFDGNSCGVFSAIHEQSDDINRGVDRASKEEQGAGDQGMMFGYATRETENYMPLALDLSHKILKELALLRRENKDITYLRPDSKSQVTIEYSDDNVPQRIDAIVVSTQHDDFADETTMLAKIKKDIIEILIPRVVATLPEELKGLFNDDIKYHINPTGKFVIGGPHGDTGLTGRKIIVDTYGGKGAHGGGAFSGKDPSKVDRSAAYATRHIAKNLVAAGVCDEVLVQVSYAIGVVEPMGIFIDTYGTCPFNMTDGEIAQKVSKIFDMRPAAIEERLKLRSPMYSETAAYGHMGRVNETVTKTFEQPNGESITLDVELFTWEKLDYVDKVKEAFEL from the coding sequence ATGGCGTATTTATTTACATCAGAAAGCGTATCTGAAGGACATCCAGACAAAGTCGCAGATCAAATTAGCGACGCTTTAATAGACCACTTTTTAGCATTTGACAAAGACAGTAAAGTTGCTTGCGAAACACTAGTAACTACTGGACAAGTTGTGCTTGCAGGTGAAGTAAAATCTAACACTTATTTAGATGTTCAAAAAATTGCAAGAGACACTATTAATAAAATAGGCTACACTAAAGGAGAGTACATGTTTGACGGCAATTCTTGTGGTGTATTTAGTGCAATTCACGAACAAAGTGACGATATAAATCGCGGTGTAGATCGCGCTAGCAAAGAAGAACAAGGAGCTGGCGACCAAGGTATGATGTTTGGTTACGCAACAAGAGAAACTGAAAACTACATGCCTCTTGCTTTAGACTTATCGCATAAAATTTTAAAAGAATTAGCCTTATTAAGACGTGAAAATAAAGACATCACATATTTAAGACCAGATTCTAAAAGTCAGGTTACCATAGAGTATAGTGATGATAACGTACCGCAACGTATTGATGCTATAGTAGTTTCTACACAACATGATGATTTTGCAGACGAAACTACCATGCTAGCGAAAATTAAAAAGGATATTATTGAAATTTTAATACCTAGAGTTGTTGCAACTTTACCAGAAGAGTTAAAAGGATTATTTAATGACGATATTAAATACCACATTAATCCAACTGGAAAATTTGTAATCGGTGGACCACATGGCGACACAGGATTAACAGGTCGTAAGATTATAGTAGACACTTATGGCGGAAAAGGTGCTCATGGTGGCGGCGCATTCTCTGGAAAAGATCCTAGTAAAGTAGACAGAAGTGCTGCATACGCCACAAGACATATTGCAAAAAACCTTGTTGCTGCAGGAGTTTGTGACGAAGTTTTAGTACAAGTAAGCTATGCAATTGGTGTTGTAGAACCAATGGGTATTTTTATTGACACTTACGGTACTTGTCCTTTTAATATGACCGATGGAGAGATTGCTCAAAAAGTTTCTAAAATTTTTGATATGCGTCCAGCTGCTATAGAAGAAAGATTAAAATTACGTAGTCCTATGTATAGTGAAACTGCTGCTTACGGACATATGGGAAGAGTAAACGAAACTGTTACCAAAACCTTTGAACAACCTAATGGCGAAAGCATAACATTAGACGTAGAGTTATTTACTTGGGAAAAACTTGACTATGTTGACAAAGTAAAAGAAGCATTTGAATTATAA
- the rsmG gene encoding 16S rRNA (guanine(527)-N(7))-methyltransferase RsmG, with the protein MELILKYFPDLTEKQIEQFTALENLYKDWNLKINVVSRKDIDELYLRHVLHSLAIAKVINFKDGSSMMDVGTGGGFPGIPLAILFPNCQFHLVDSINKKLNVVREVVAGLNLENVKVTHTRVEDVNETYDFIVSRAVAAMPTFVRWVKGKIAKAQNNDLKNGIIYLKGGDLTEELKDYQTITTYNISDFYDEDFFETKKVVHLPMKWKG; encoded by the coding sequence ATGGAGTTAATTTTAAAATATTTTCCTGATTTAACAGAAAAACAAATCGAGCAGTTTACTGCGCTAGAAAATTTATATAAAGACTGGAATCTTAAAATAAATGTTGTTTCAAGAAAAGATATTGACGAACTATATCTTAGACATGTTTTACACTCTTTAGCAATAGCAAAAGTTATAAATTTTAAGGATGGAAGTTCTATGATGGACGTTGGAACTGGTGGCGGTTTTCCAGGTATACCTTTAGCTATTTTATTTCCTAATTGTCAATTTCATTTAGTAGATAGTATTAATAAAAAACTAAATGTTGTTAGAGAAGTTGTAGCAGGTTTAAATTTAGAAAATGTTAAAGTTACTCATACCAGGGTAGAAGATGTAAATGAAACTTATGATTTTATAGTAAGTAGAGCTGTTGCTGCTATGCCAACCTTTGTAAGATGGGTAAAAGGAAAAATAGCTAAAGCGCAAAATAATGATTTAAAAAACGGAATTATCTATTTAAAAGGTGGTGATTTAACAGAAGAGCTTAAAGATTACCAAACTATTACAACTTACAATATTTCTGATTTTTATGATGAAGACTTTTTTGAGACCAAAAAAGTTGTTCATCTTCCAATGAAATGGAAAGGATAA
- a CDS encoding fatty acid desaturase family protein has translation MTKQTLSFSRTDSANFFRTLNKRVNKYFRENNIKRTGDWRIWLKTIVMFTLFLAPYFLIMTLNIPGWAQLLLTIVMGVGMAGVGMNVMHDGNHGSFSNKEWVNRLMGSSIYILAGNVYNWQVQHNVLHHTYTNIHGHDEDLEAGRILRFSKHSEWKWYHRFQHYYSILLYGLLTINWAITTDWQQMKRYMHRKLSYGKFPNPVWNWSKLVISKLVYVSIWIVIPLVFFDLAWWKVLLGFFIMHYTAGLILSVVFQLAHVMDEAEMPLPEKDGTMKNTWAIHQLKTTVNFGAKSKLINWFTGGLNHQVEHHIFPNISHVHYGKIAEIVKNTAKEFNLPYNEYKTTRKAVIAHFKFLKEMGQRPAIQA, from the coding sequence ATGACAAAGCAAACACTTTCTTTCTCAAGAACAGATTCTGCAAACTTTTTTAGAACTTTAAACAAAAGAGTAAATAAATATTTTAGAGAGAATAATATTAAACGAACTGGCGATTGGCGTATTTGGCTAAAAACCATAGTAATGTTTACCTTATTTTTAGCTCCATATTTTTTAATAATGACATTAAACATTCCTGGTTGGGCACAATTACTACTAACAATAGTTATGGGCGTTGGTATGGCAGGAGTAGGAATGAATGTTATGCATGATGGTAACCACGGATCTTTTTCTAATAAAGAATGGGTTAACCGTTTGATGGGAAGTAGCATTTATATATTAGCCGGTAACGTTTACAATTGGCAAGTACAACATAATGTTTTACACCATACTTATACTAATATTCATGGTCATGATGAAGATTTAGAAGCTGGTAGAATTTTGAGATTTTCTAAACATTCTGAATGGAAATGGTACCACAGATTTCAACATTATTACTCAATTCTTCTTTATGGATTACTAACTATAAACTGGGCTATCACAACAGATTGGCAACAAATGAAACGTTACATGCATAGAAAATTATCTTACGGTAAGTTTCCTAATCCGGTTTGGAATTGGAGTAAATTAGTAATCTCTAAATTAGTATATGTTTCAATTTGGATAGTTATTCCTCTAGTGTTTTTTGATTTAGCTTGGTGGAAAGTTCTTTTAGGATTTTTTATTATGCATTATACAGCAGGTTTAATCTTAAGCGTTGTTTTTCAACTAGCACACGTAATGGATGAAGCCGAAATGCCTTTACCAGAAAAAGATGGCACAATGAAAAACACATGGGCAATACACCAGCTTAAAACTACTGTTAATTTTGGAGCAAAAAGCAAACTAATAAATTGGTTTACTGGTGGACTTAACCATCAAGTAGAACATCATATTTTCCCTAATATTAGCCATGTACATTACGGTAAAATCGCCGAAATTGTAAAAAACACAGCAAAAGAGTTTAATTTACCATATAACGAATACAAAACAACACGCAAAGCTGTAATTGCTCATTTTAAGTTTTTAAAAGAAATGGGGCAAAGACCAGCTATTCAAGCTTAA
- a CDS encoding pyridoxal phosphate-dependent aminotransferase produces MDQQLSNRILNMSTSATLAMAAKARELRNEGKDIIGLSLGEPDFNTPDFIKEAAINAINQNYNSYTPVDGYQELKEAVITKFKRDNNLTYTLPQIVVSTGAKQCLANVAAVMLNEGDEVILPCPYWVSYSDIVKLNDGVPVEVATSIDTDFKMTPQQLEAAITPKTKMIWFSSPCNPSGSIYSKEELEGLANVLKNHPNIYIVSDEIYEHINYTDSPHTSMASIDGMYDRTITVNGVSKAFAMTGWRIGYIGAPDWIARACNKMQGQITSGANCIAQRAVITALNESPSAVKYMIDEFKTRRDLVLKLLSEIEGFNANIPEGAFYVFPNVSYFFGKTLKGKTINNATDFSLFLLEEALVATVTGDAFGNPDCIRISYAASQEQIIEAIKRIKEAVS; encoded by the coding sequence ATGGACCAACAACTTTCCAACCGCATTTTAAACATGTCTACTTCGGCGACTTTAGCTATGGCAGCAAAAGCACGCGAATTACGTAATGAAGGTAAAGACATTATCGGACTTAGCTTAGGCGAACCTGACTTTAATACTCCAGATTTTATTAAAGAAGCAGCCATAAATGCTATTAACCAAAACTATAATTCTTATACACCAGTAGATGGTTATCAAGAATTAAAAGAAGCTGTTATCACAAAATTTAAAAGAGATAATAATCTAACTTATACATTACCTCAAATAGTAGTCTCTACAGGTGCAAAACAATGCTTAGCAAATGTTGCTGCTGTGATGTTAAATGAAGGTGACGAGGTTATTCTACCTTGCCCATATTGGGTAAGCTACTCTGATATTGTAAAATTAAATGATGGTGTTCCTGTAGAAGTCGCTACAAGTATTGATACAGATTTTAAAATGACACCTCAACAATTAGAAGCTGCAATTACACCAAAAACCAAAATGATTTGGTTTAGCTCACCTTGTAACCCAAGTGGATCTATTTACAGTAAAGAAGAATTAGAAGGCTTAGCAAACGTTTTAAAAAATCACCCAAATATCTATATAGTTTCTGATGAAATTTATGAACACATAAATTATACAGATTCGCCTCATACAAGTATGGCTAGTATAGATGGAATGTACGACAGAACCATTACCGTTAATGGCGTTTCAAAAGCATTTGCTATGACTGGTTGGCGTATTGGATATATTGGTGCTCCAGACTGGATTGCAAGAGCTTGTAACAAAATGCAAGGACAAATAACAAGTGGAGCAAATTGTATTGCGCAAAGAGCTGTAATTACAGCTTTAAACGAAAGTCCTTCTGCAGTAAAATACATGATAGACGAATTTAAAACTAGAAGAGATCTTGTACTTAAACTGCTATCTGAAATTGAAGGCTTTAATGCAAATATACCTGAAGGTGCTTTTTATGTTTTTCCTAATGTTTCTTATTTCTTCGGAAAGACATTAAAAGGAAAAACTATTAATAACGCCACAGATTTTTCGTTATTCTTACTTGAAGAAGCGTTAGTTGCTACGGTTACTGGTGATGCTTTTGGAAATCCTGATTGTATACGAATTAGTTATGCGGCAAGTCAAGAACAGATTATTGAAGCTATTAAAAGAATTAAAGAAGCTGTAAGCTAA
- a CDS encoding T9SS type B sorting domain-containing protein, which translates to MRYSTKDLMVILILFIVTIKVSFCQNETNNWYFGNKSGLNFNYGQVSQLTDSAMDTPAGCSTISDENGMLLFYTNGQTIWNRNHQIMTNGEDLNAETTNFQSSIIIPDPNDELRFFVLTTRTHYTSSGIYYTTVVFDDANPDGVVTSKNVKLTNSSTERISAVYSPQTNSVKAIGLGKINPFNDTTYQALFIINIGVFGNFTTSTVSLEDTVILQYEYINKSCGLKISPNGQYIAIGDSSDTSTIKIYNYDIISNSVTYFKGLNAGYIFTPVSVDSIEFSADSEVLYFTGNFNDYSYLHKFELNSGAPFTEKELIDYSSDYRFGGLQLASNSKIYIANYLDSDPHYFKKISVINKPDNYNDIGYINHAITLVNHSTKGLPNFVTSFMRNRIITENRCVDQTFNFNLDAYDTISSVNWDFGDGNTSNALNPSHNYLNAGIYTVRAEITVNNNTIKLYKIVEAYPLPEIDDNMVFSQCDINNSGTSTFNLYQVENFYNGDPRDDSSYDIKFYNTFQDANNEINPIDNPESYQNNSNPEQIFVNITSIYGCKNIDSFNIEVNTQQLIELDPLVSCEDSDNIQYNNIGRFNLLNKAQEIASLLNLPTIEQINFYPSYQDALSGTNVINDNNNPLYNFDYDSINNTIWVIINQSNGSCGAIANFDLIVNSAFNLDILPTYQMCFEDEYIQLDAGIENDTWTWYDNQGNVISNNRIIQITQPGNYNVEVSRTENNLTCYYTTNFNIQAPNYPTFNNLNIDGTTLNIDVIGESNYEFSLDNVNFYGNSNAYTFYNVEPGIIDVYVRDIYNCEADISKQISFIQFPKYFTPNNDRVKDIWTVKGINSNTYKSAYIEIYNRYGKRLYAMSLKTIDLGWNGIYNGKKLPSDDYWFKAELITTENKVINKTGHFTLKY; encoded by the coding sequence ATGAGGTACTCTACTAAAGACCTGATGGTTATCTTAATATTATTTATTGTTACAATAAAAGTTTCGTTTTGTCAAAATGAAACTAACAATTGGTATTTTGGTAATAAATCAGGATTAAATTTTAATTACGGACAAGTTTCGCAATTAACTGACAGCGCGATGGATACTCCAGCTGGTTGTTCAACTATTTCTGACGAAAATGGTATGCTACTATTTTATACAAATGGGCAAACAATATGGAATAGGAATCATCAAATAATGACAAATGGTGAAGATTTAAATGCAGAAACAACAAATTTTCAATCTAGTATTATAATTCCTGATCCAAACGACGAATTAAGATTTTTTGTTTTAACCACAAGAACTCATTACACTAGTAGTGGTATTTATTATACTACTGTTGTATTTGATGACGCAAATCCTGACGGTGTAGTAACTTCTAAAAATGTAAAGCTAACAAATTCTTCTACAGAAAGAATTAGTGCAGTTTATTCACCTCAAACAAATTCTGTAAAAGCAATTGGATTAGGTAAAATAAACCCTTTTAACGACACAACATATCAGGCTTTGTTTATTATAAATATTGGTGTTTTTGGTAATTTTACTACTTCAACTGTTAGTCTAGAAGACACTGTAATACTTCAGTATGAATATATAAATAAAAGCTGTGGATTAAAAATTTCTCCAAATGGACAATATATAGCAATAGGCGACAGTAGTGACACTTCAACTATTAAAATATATAATTACGATATAATATCCAATTCCGTTACTTATTTTAAAGGATTAAATGCTGGTTATATTTTTACTCCTGTTTCTGTAGATAGCATAGAGTTTTCTGCAGATTCTGAAGTACTATATTTTACAGGTAATTTTAACGATTACTCTTATTTACATAAATTTGAACTAAATAGCGGAGCGCCTTTTACAGAAAAAGAACTAATAGATTATAGCTCTGATTATAGATTTGGAGGCTTACAATTAGCTAGTAACTCTAAAATATATATAGCTAATTATTTAGATAGCGATCCTCATTATTTTAAAAAAATTAGTGTGATAAATAAACCTGACAACTACAATGATATAGGCTACATTAATCATGCAATAACATTAGTAAATCACAGCACAAAAGGACTTCCTAACTTTGTTACATCCTTTATGAGAAATAGAATTATCACAGAAAACAGATGTGTAGACCAAACTTTTAATTTTAATCTTGATGCATATGACACAATCTCATCAGTAAATTGGGATTTTGGTGATGGTAATACATCTAACGCCTTAAACCCTTCTCACAACTACCTAAATGCAGGTATCTATACAGTTAGAGCTGAAATAACAGTAAATAATAATACTATAAAGTTATACAAGATAGTTGAAGCGTACCCTTTACCAGAAATAGACGATAATATGGTTTTTTCTCAATGCGATATAAATAATTCAGGTACTTCTACATTCAATTTATATCAAGTCGAAAATTTCTATAATGGCGATCCAAGAGATGATTCTAGCTACGATATCAAATTTTACAACACTTTTCAAGACGCCAACAATGAGATTAACCCAATAGACAATCCTGAGTCTTACCAAAACAACTCTAATCCAGAGCAAATTTTTGTAAACATAACATCAATTTATGGTTGTAAAAATATAGACTCCTTTAATATCGAAGTTAACACTCAACAATTAATAGAACTTGATCCACTTGTTTCTTGTGAAGATTCGGATAACATCCAATACAACAATATTGGTAGATTTAATTTATTAAACAAAGCTCAAGAAATAGCTTCTTTATTAAATTTACCAACAATTGAACAAATAAACTTTTACCCTAGTTATCAAGATGCACTATCTGGTACCAACGTGATTAATGACAATAATAACCCGCTTTATAATTTTGATTACGACAGTATAAATAATACAATTTGGGTAATTATTAACCAATCTAATGGTAGCTGTGGAGCAATTGCTAATTTTGATTTAATTGTTAATAGCGCTTTTAATTTAGATATTTTACCAACATATCAAATGTGTTTTGAAGATGAATATATACAACTAGATGCAGGTATAGAAAATGACACTTGGACATGGTATGACAATCAAGGTAACGTTATATCTAATAATAGAATAATTCAAATAACACAACCTGGAAATTATAATGTTGAAGTATCTAGAACAGAAAATAATTTAACCTGTTATTATACAACTAACTTTAACATACAAGCTCCAAATTATCCTACATTTAATAATTTAAATATAGATGGAACAACTTTAAATATAGATGTTATAGGCGAAAGTAACTATGAGTTTTCTTTAGATAATGTAAATTTTTATGGTAATAGCAATGCTTATACATTTTACAATGTAGAACCAGGTATTATAGATGTTTATGTTAGAGATATTTATAATTGTGAGGCAGATATTAGTAAGCAAATTTCATTTATTCAATTTCCAAAATACTTTACACCTAACAATGATAGAGTAAAAGATATTTGGACGGTAAAGGGCATAAACTCTAACACTTACAAAAGTGCTTATATAGAAATATATAACAGATATGGCAAGAGACTTTACGCGATGAGTTTAAAAACTATAGATTTAGGTTGGAACGGTATTTACAATGGAAAAAAACTACCAAGCGACGATTACTGGTTTAAAGCCGAATTAATCACAACAGAAAATAAAGTTATAAATAAAACAGGGCATTTCACCCTAAAATATTAA
- a CDS encoding TrkH family potassium uptake protein, which translates to MGKGLRLNYKIIFYFFGLLLVFNGGFMLLSSLVSLIYQDGVTLQIFLSGIITLIFGLFGMLHHRNHNKEMNKREGYIVVAFGWVVMSLSGAIPYVATGSIPSFTSAFFETMSGFTTTGASILNDIEVVPKGVLFWRSLTHWIGGMGIIVLAVAILPLLGIGGMQLFAAEAPGPSADKLHPRITDTAKRLWLIYFGYTAAETLLLKLAGMSFFDAVNHSMSTLSTGGFSTKNASVAYWNDNPLIQYIIIVFMFLAGTNFVLSYYAFKGKISKIIQDEEFKLYFKFITIFTLIAAVLIYFRADISLSSISHPQVFGPAESAFRHALFQVLTVVTTTGFISADFTLWTPFLTVMFFGLMFLGGSAGSTSGGVKVVRHLVLIKNGFLEFKRTLHPNAILPVRYNRRAVSGIIVFNILGFFILYMISFITGALGFSMMGFDFESSIGIAASSLGNVGPALGVFGPVNNYAALPPIGLWWSSFLMLIGRLELFTVLILLTPFFWRNR; encoded by the coding sequence ATGGGAAAAGGACTGCGCCTTAATTATAAAATTATCTTCTATTTTTTTGGATTGTTATTAGTATTTAATGGAGGATTTATGTTGCTATCCAGTTTGGTAAGTTTGATTTATCAAGATGGTGTTACATTACAAATTTTCTTATCGGGTATCATAACATTAATTTTTGGTTTATTTGGAATGCTACACCATAGAAACCATAATAAAGAAATGAACAAACGCGAAGGTTATATAGTTGTTGCGTTTGGTTGGGTAGTCATGTCTCTATCTGGAGCAATTCCTTATGTAGCAACAGGAAGTATACCAAGTTTTACTAGTGCGTTTTTTGAAACCATGTCTGGGTTTACAACAACAGGTGCATCAATTTTAAATGATATTGAAGTAGTGCCAAAAGGTGTTTTATTCTGGAGAAGTTTAACACATTGGATTGGTGGTATGGGAATAATTGTTTTAGCAGTAGCAATACTTCCGTTATTAGGAATAGGAGGAATGCAGTTATTTGCTGCAGAAGCACCAGGACCAAGTGCAGATAAGTTACATCCTAGAATAACAGATACCGCAAAGCGATTATGGCTAATTTATTTTGGTTATACTGCTGCAGAAACTTTGCTTTTAAAACTTGCAGGAATGAGCTTTTTTGATGCAGTTAATCATTCTATGAGTACTCTATCTACTGGAGGTTTTTCAACTAAAAATGCAAGTGTTGCCTATTGGAATGATAATCCATTAATACAATATATTATTATTGTGTTTATGTTTTTAGCAGGAACTAACTTTGTATTAAGTTATTATGCGTTTAAAGGAAAAATAAGCAAGATTATACAAGATGAAGAGTTTAAACTTTACTTTAAGTTTATTACAATTTTTACCTTAATTGCAGCTGTTTTGATATATTTTAGAGCAGATATTTCGTTATCTAGTATTTCTCATCCTCAAGTTTTTGGTCCAGCCGAAAGTGCTTTTAGACACGCTTTATTTCAAGTGTTAACAGTGGTAACTACAACAGGTTTTATTAGTGCAGATTTTACCTTGTGGACTCCTTTTTTAACTGTAATGTTTTTTGGTTTAATGTTTTTAGGTGGTTCTGCAGGTAGTACATCTGGTGGCGTAAAAGTTGTAAGACATTTAGTTTTAATAAAAAATGGTTTTTTAGAGTTTAAACGTACATTGCATCCAAATGCAATTTTACCTGTAAGATATAATCGTAGAGCAGTTTCTGGTATTATTGTATTTAATATTCTTGGATTTTTTATCCTTTATATGATTTCTTTTATAACTGGAGCTTTAGGGTTTTCTATGATGGGATTTGATTTCGAATCTTCTATAGGTATTGCTGCTTCCAGTTTAGGTAATGTTGGTCCAGCATTAGGTGTTTTTGGTCCTGTAAATAATTATGCTGCACTACCGCCAATAGGACTTTGGTGGTCAAGTTTTTTAATGTTAATCGGTCGTTTAGAATTATTTACTGTTCTTATTTTGTTAACGCCTTTTTTCTGGAGGAATAGGTAG
- the trkA gene encoding Trk system potassium transporter TrkA yields the protein MKIIIAGAGEVGFHLAKLLSYESQEITLIDTDRESLSYADNHLDIKVLKGDATSIAILKEARVETSDLFIGVTASETTNITACVLAKQLGTVRTIARISNTEFIKHKDEVGFTRFGIDELISPESLAASEIELLLNQSAFRDSYEFEDGALTMVSLTLSRTASFVGKTVKEAGQLFSEIHFVPIAIQRFGTQYTIIPRGDTEFREGDSVVFITSAGGDQELCKMTGKSNTPVKDVMILGGSKIGFKTSRDLSTNGFNIKLIENNKDRAFDLADDLPKVLVINGDGRNVELLEEESISDMDAFISVTGNSETNIMSCLVAKSKGVKKTIALVENMDYFELSQSIGIDTLINKKLLAANNIFRYIRKGEVIAMTKLNNMNAELLEFRVKATSKICNKLIKDVQFPRSAIVGGVIRNGEGLIALGGFKIKEGDYIVVCCLPRSIKEVEKLFL from the coding sequence ATGAAAATAATTATAGCTGGAGCTGGAGAAGTTGGATTTCATTTAGCAAAACTATTATCTTACGAGTCTCAAGAAATTACATTAATTGATACAGATAGAGAAAGCTTATCCTACGCAGATAATCATCTTGACATTAAAGTGTTAAAAGGTGATGCAACATCTATTGCAATATTAAAAGAAGCTCGTGTAGAGACTTCAGATTTATTTATTGGCGTAACAGCTTCTGAAACAACAAATATTACCGCTTGTGTCTTAGCAAAGCAATTAGGAACTGTACGTACCATTGCAAGAATTTCTAATACAGAGTTTATCAAGCATAAAGATGAGGTTGGATTTACAAGATTTGGAATAGATGAATTAATCTCGCCAGAAAGTCTTGCAGCTTCAGAGATTGAATTGCTGTTAAACCAATCGGCTTTTAGAGATAGTTACGAGTTTGAAGATGGTGCGCTTACAATGGTTAGTTTAACCTTATCAAGAACAGCAAGTTTTGTTGGTAAAACGGTTAAAGAAGCAGGACAATTATTTTCTGAAATTCATTTTGTGCCAATTGCAATACAACGATTTGGTACACAATATACTATAATTCCTCGTGGTGATACCGAGTTTAGAGAAGGCGATAGTGTTGTCTTTATAACCAGTGCTGGCGGCGATCAAGAACTATGTAAGATGACCGGAAAATCTAATACACCAGTAAAGGATGTAATGATTTTAGGAGGTAGTAAAATTGGTTTTAAAACTAGTAGAGACTTATCTACTAATGGTTTCAATATAAAATTAATAGAAAACAATAAAGATCGTGCTTTTGATCTAGCAGATGACTTACCAAAAGTGTTAGTGATTAATGGAGATGGACGTAATGTAGAATTGCTAGAGGAAGAAAGTATTAGCGATATGGATGCGTTTATATCTGTTACAGGAAACTCAGAAACCAACATCATGTCTTGTCTTGTTGCAAAATCTAAAGGTGTTAAAAAAACAATAGCTTTAGTAGAAAATATGGATTATTTTGAGTTGTCTCAATCCATAGGAATAGATACCTTAATAAATAAAAAGCTACTAGCAGCAAATAATATATTTAGATACATTAGAAAAGGTGAAGTTATTGCTATGACTAAGCTAAATAACATGAATGCTGAGTTGTTAGAGTTTAGGGTAAAAGCGACATCAAAGATTTGTAACAAGTTAATTAAAGATGTACAATTTCCAAGGTCTGCAATTGTTGGTGGAGTGATAAGAAATGGTGAAGGGTTAATTGCACTTGGTGGATTTAAGATAAAAGAAGGCGATTATATAGTAGTATGTTGTTTGCCAAGGTCTATTAAAGAAGTAGAAAAATTATTCTTATAA
- the ubiE gene encoding bifunctional demethylmenaquinone methyltransferase/2-methoxy-6-polyprenyl-1,4-benzoquinol methylase UbiE translates to MLTKVNPYKNSDLGKKEQVTQMFDTISKEYDGLNRVISFGIDIKWRNNVVDIIKKQQPKSILDIATGTGDLAINLAQTSAEKIIGLDISPGMLNVGKQKVKDKKLDNRIDMIIGDSENMPFEDNTFDAITVAFGVRNFETLNNGLKEILRVLKPGGTFVILETSVPTKFPFKQGYKVYSKYILPTIGKLFSKDKTAYKYLSESASVFPYGEALNNILRNIGFINVQDKPQTFGVATIYIASKS, encoded by the coding sequence ATTTTGACTAAAGTAAATCCTTACAAAAACAGCGACTTAGGTAAAAAAGAACAAGTTACCCAAATGTTTGATACTATCTCTAAAGAGTATGACGGACTTAACCGCGTAATTTCTTTTGGAATAGACATTAAATGGCGTAATAATGTTGTAGACATTATAAAAAAGCAACAACCTAAATCTATTTTAGATATTGCAACTGGTACTGGCGATCTTGCTATTAATCTTGCTCAAACTTCTGCTGAAAAAATTATAGGTCTAGATATTAGTCCAGGTATGTTAAACGTAGGTAAGCAAAAGGTTAAAGACAAAAAATTAGACAACAGAATAGACATGATTATTGGTGATTCTGAAAATATGCCTTTTGAAGACAACACGTTTGATGCAATTACCGTAGCTTTTGGCGTAAGAAACTTTGAAACCTTAAACAATGGTTTAAAAGAAATTTTACGCGTATTAAAACCTGGTGGTACTTTTGTAATTTTAGAAACATCTGTTCCTACAAAGTTTCCTTTTAAACAAGGTTATAAAGTATATTCTAAATACATTTTACCAACTATTGGAAAACTATTTTCTAAAGACAAAACAGCTTACAAATATTTAAGTGAAAGTGCATCTGTTTTTCCTTACGGTGAAGCTTTAAACAATATTTTACGTAATATTGGGTTTATAAATGTGCAAGATAAACCTCAAACGTTTGGTGTTGCTACAATTTATATAGCGTCAAAATCTTAA